CAGCTTCTCCAGCCAGCCGTCGAGGCCTTCGATGTAGGAGGGGGTTTCGTGGGAGTGGAGATGGCGTGCCGCCAGCAGTTTGCCGGATTGGTCCAGGGCCAGCAGCAGATTGAGGGTTGCGGCGTAGCCGCGAATCTCCCCGGCGAGGGGCTGACTGGCCAGCACCACGGTTTCGGGGGAGTCCTGAGTCATGCGTCGATAATGGGGAAAAGGTTCGGACAGCTCCCGAAACTCCCCCGGACCGGCGACTTCCCGCAGGGTGTCCGGGCTGAAACGGCTTTGGGGAGGCGGGTCGAGGCGGTGTGCCAGGTTGGCCAGAAGGAAAACGCCGATGGCCCCGCCGAGCAGCAGGAGGGCCAGCAAAGGCCGCTTCTGGTGACGTCCCAGCCGTGCGGACCAGGCGGGAGGCAGAGGAAACGGAAAGGTGGCGAGAGCCAGGGCCAGGGCCGCGAAACCGGTTATCGAGGCCATGACCAGTCCCGCGCCGGCCATGCCCAGCAGAGGCAGCAACAGGCTGCCCACCAGGAGACCGCCCACCGCCCCTCCCAGATGATCGGCGGCTTCCACCACGCCGCTGGCCTGCAGGGCGTTCCGGTCTTGGGCCAGGGCCACTCCCAGGGGAAAGAGGATGCCGGTCAGCAGTCCCACTCCGGCGCAGAGGAGCGGGAAGAGGAGCTGTCGTTGGGCCAGATCGGTTCGCTCCAGGGAGGAGAGACCTTCCGGCAGCGCCAGGGCCAGCCCGGACACCAGCATCAACAGGAAGATCAAGGCCTGGGCGGGGGTTTTCCCCTCCGCGAGGCGTCGTCCCGGCAGACCGGCCCCGAGGGCCAGTCCGGCCATGAAGACCCCGTTCAACAGGGCGACCTGGGCGAAGACCAGCCCCACCAGAGCCTGATAGGCGTAAAGCAGCATGAGTTGCAGACCCATGGCGGCCATTCCGGCGGCGGCCACGCCGCCCATGGCGGTGGTGCCGCGCCAGGTGGCCGGAGGCACGGCGCCGCTCAGGCCACCAAGACTCAACAGGAGGAGAAAAAGGCCCGGCGGGATCAGATAGGGCCAAATTCCCAGGCGACGCAGCCCTTCGAGGAAAACGCCCGCCTCCGAGTGGGTGTACTTGCTCCAGAGCAGCAGATTCAGATAGAAGCTGACCGGGCGGATATCGGTATTGACCTCGCCCCGGGCCTGATCCAGTTGTTGCCGCACGGAGCGGGTCTGCTCCTCGGGCAGAAACTGGGCGAAAAGACTGGCCGGCAGCACCTCGTCGGGGGGTGCGAAGGCGCGGTGTCGGGACGCGAGGGTTTCCGGGGCGTCGGAAACCACCTCGGGGGTGTTGGAAGCGCAGAAGAGTTGCTGGTCACCGGGGGCCACCACCCGGAAGGCGAAGGTCTCCTTCAGGGTGCGATCCATGGCGGCGCTGTAGCTTTCGATCTCCCGGCCCAGGTAGTTGGAGGCGCTGCTCACGGGAGTGCAGACCACGCCCCGTGGGGTGAGCAGACGGCGCAGCGCCTGGTGAAACTCCCGGGTGTGCAGACGATTTTGCCGGGCGTTGACGGGGTCGCCGGTGAGAATCAGGGCCAGGTCGAAAGGAGCCGTATCGCCGCCCTGATTGACGAAGCTGCGACCGTCCAGGAAGACCAGGGTCAAGCGGGGATCCTTCAAGGCCTGCCGGGTGGCGGCGGGCAGCCAGGGTTCGACCAGCTCGAAGGCCAGGGGGTCTTGCAGAACGATGGTGAGGGCCTCGATGGGATAGCGCAGCATCGCTTCGGGCAGCCCGCTTTCCACCCCGCCCAGCAGCAGAATGCGCCGTGGCGCGACGGCCTGGGCCAGGTAATAGGCGGCTTCGTGACGGGCGCGGGGTCCGGCGGGAAAACTCACCCCCAGTCGACCATCGTGGACCAGGGAGTATTGATTGTCGAGACGGGCCAGATCGATTTGACCAAAGCGGCTTTCGACCCCGTCCAGGCGGACCATGCCGGGGTGGAGCAGGCGGAAATGGGCGGCTTCCAGGGAGAGACGCAACCCCTCCCCCGGCCAGGGCAGGGCCGCAAGCAGAAAGAGGAGTGCGGAGCCGGAGGCCGACAGCCGGAAAGGGCGGGAGCCCCCCGGCAGAAAGAGGAGATAAGCGCCCGACAAGGCCGAAACGGCGGCCAGGGAGCGCCATCCCCCGAGGTTTTCCACCAGCAGAAAGGTGAAGCCGATGCCGCCGATCAGGGCTCCGAGGGATTCCACCAGATAGAGAACGGTGATGGCGCGTTGGGGGGAAGCGGAGGCGGTGAAGCGTTGGCAGGCCAGGGGAAAGAGTATCCCCAGCAGCAGCCCGGTTGGCAGGGTGGCAAGGGCGGCCAGGAGCAGAAAGGCCCCCAGGGGGAGAAACTCCCCGTTGGGCAGATCGAGAAAAAACCGGGCCAGGCGCAGCAGGGCCACGCCGAGCAGCAGGGCGAAGGGGGCAAAAAGCAGCAGGAGTCGCCATAAAGCGCCCTCCTCCAGCCATGCCGGGGCCTTGAGACGGGTTGCGCCGTAGCCGCCGAGGCCGATCCAACCCAGCCAACTGCCGTAAAAGGCGCCGATGCCCAGTTCGTTGCCGTGGAAACCGGCGAGGAGTTCGCGTAGCATCAGTGCCTGGGCCATTTGGGCGAAGACGCCGAGAAGCAGCATCAACCCCACGAGGTATCTCTGGCGGTAGGGCATCGAGGCGAGGTGCATCCCGGTCTGGCTCCCAAGCAGGTGGACTCCGTTGCAGAATAGCGAAGTTCCGCGACAAATGGGCAGGGAATTCCGCCGGGCCAGCCATCCGCTCCGACGGTGGCCGGTGCCGGATGTTTTGGGGAGCGCTATCCCTGACAATTCCCTCATCGAGGCGAGGACGAATGATCATCTATGTGGATGCCGATGCCTGCCCCGTGAAAGCGGAGGCTGTGCGGGTCGCCGAACGCCATGGGTTGGTTCTGTACATGGTCAGCAACTTGTGGATGCGTCTGCCGCCGAGTCGCGTGGTGCGTCAGGAGGTGGTTTCCGGCGGTTTGGACAAGGCGGACGACTGGATTGTGGAGCGGATCGGATCGGGGGATATCGCCATTACGGCGGATATCCCCCTGGCCGCCCGCTGCCTGGCCAAAGGGGCACGAGTGGTTGGTCCGACCGGCAAGCCGTTCGACGACGACGGCATCGGCATGGCCTTGGCGATGCGTGATCTCAATGCCCACCTGCGGGATACCGGCGAGATTCGCGGGGGCGGCCCGCCCTTCGGCCCCAAGGACCGTTCGCGTTTTCTGCAGTCCCTGGAGGAGGCCGTTCAGGCGGTCAAACGCGGGGGGTGAGAGGTGGTGGAGTCGAAAGAGGAGCGTGGCTGTTCCGACTCCATCCGGGCTGGTTCCCTGCATTATCCGATAACGAAAAAGGGGGCAGGTCTGTTTGACCCAACCCCTCGATTTCTGCAGCCGCCTCGCGGAATAGCCATGACAAACCGGGTGTTGGTTCTGGTTCCGTCGGTCTTTGGGCGCGCAAAGGAATGGGGACTCTGGGAGAAGGGCAATCCGGCCAGTTCCATCCGAAAGGACACGATCCACTCAAGAGAACGCTTCCTGGACAGCGATGAAATGGACCGCTTCCGGCTCACCATAGAGGAAGAACCCTAAAGAGACCGATCGCGCCTTCTTCTGGCTGGCCCTTCTCACCGGGGTGCGTCGCAGCAATGTCTGCTCCATGCGCTGGGATGAGATCAAGCTGGAACGGGCTGTCTGGCGGATCCCAGAGACCAAAAACGGTTCCCCGTCACGGTCCGCTGGTGCCCGCCGCAATCGAGATCCTTCTCGGGCTGAAGGAGTCCAGCGAAAGCGGATGGGTCCTTCCCCCTCCCCCCGTTCCGCAACCGGTCACCTGGTGGACCGCGCAAGGCCTGGGAACGCATCCTGGAACGGGTCGGGATCTCGAATGCCCGCATCCACGATTTGCGGCGCACCATGGGAAGCTGGCAGGCCATCACCGGAGCTTCGATGCGGGTGATCGGTCAATCCCTGGGACACAAGTCTCAACAGGCGACCGAGGTTTATGCTCGATTGTCCGTGGATCCGGAATGCGGAGTTTTTCTCCTTTGGCAGCATTCCTGATTCTCATCGATACACTTCACGCCGGTTGCCGATCTTCACGACGAGAACACGCAGAATACCATCATC
The sequence above is drawn from the Magnetococcales bacterium genome and encodes:
- a CDS encoding 4Fe-4S binding protein; this encodes MHLASMPYRQRYLVGLMLLLGVFAQMAQALMLRELLAGFHGNELGIGAFYGSWLGWIGLGGYGATRLKAPAWLEEGALWRLLLLFAPFALLLGVALLRLARFFLDLPNGEFLPLGAFLLLAALATLPTGLLLGILFPLACQRFTASASPQRAITVLYLVESLGALIGGIGFTFLLVENLGGWRSLAAVSALSGAYLLFLPGGSRPFRLSASGSALLFLLAALPWPGEGLRLSLEAAHFRLLHPGMVRLDGVESRFGQIDLARLDNQYSLVHDGRLGVSFPAGPRARHEAAYYLAQAVAPRRILLLGGVESGLPEAMLRYPIEALTIVLQDPLAFELVEPWLPAATRQALKDPRLTLVFLDGRSFVNQGGDTAPFDLALILTGDPVNARQNRLHTREFHQALRRLLTPRGVVCTPVSSASNYLGREIESYSAAMDRTLKETFAFRVVAPGDQQLFCASNTPEVVSDAPETLASRHRAFAPPDEVLPASLFAQFLPEEQTRSVRQQLDQARGEVNTDIRPVSFYLNLLLWSKYTHSEAGVFLEGLRRLGIWPYLIPPGLFLLLLSLGGLSGAVPPATWRGTTAMGGVAAAGMAAMGLQLMLLYAYQALVGLVFAQVALLNGVFMAGLALGAGLPGRRLAEGKTPAQALIFLLMLVSGLALALPEGLSSLERTDLAQRQLLFPLLCAGVGLLTGILFPLGVALAQDRNALQASGVVEAADHLGGAVGGLLVGSLLLPLLGMAGAGLVMASITGFAALALALATFPFPLPPAWSARLGRHQKRPLLALLLLGGAIGVFLLANLAHRLDPPPQSRFSPDTLREVAGPGEFRELSEPFPHYRRMTQDSPETVVLASQPLAGEIRGYAATLNLLLALDQSGKLLAARHLHSHETPSYIEGLDGWLEKLKGHDFRASPLQEAGIDALSGATVSSRAALRILDATAQRSATILFGLELPVAGHKPLTRILSDPLFLAICLLLLGFFPVFLSAGESSRSMLLALSLLVLGFWGNSLWHEWDAANLSLGRWPDFAANPNGFVITLFVLLVTPLFGQVWCGYLCPYGALQEFISRLGSRLGWRAALSPAHEALAPWLRAGLAVVAIGLFRFGEQGFWIDFNPMQQLFGGRLTALGAGLAAAGLVGSLFFFRYGCRWFCPTGAILALGNRLALLSKWLPPRRIRHCDLGVESPFDSACLHCQRCRGEVEIGPANALSQRLGTLATLAVLSAILWHWHAGWQTASASTGGWRRIDVQILQRHIQEGRLAEKEALWYHPVEEGTKTSGKVD
- a CDS encoding YaiI/YqxD family protein, giving the protein MFWGALSLTIPSSRRGRMIIYVDADACPVKAEAVRVAERHGLVLYMVSNLWMRLPPSRVVRQEVVSGGLDKADDWIVERIGSGDIAITADIPLAARCLAKGARVVGPTGKPFDDDGIGMALAMRDLNAHLRDTGEIRGGGPPFGPKDRSRFLQSLEEAVQAVKRGG
- a CDS encoding tyrosine-type recombinase/integrase, translated to MLERVGISNARIHDLRRTMGSWQAITGASMRVIGQSLGHKSQQATEVYARLSVDPECGVFLLWQHS